The proteins below are encoded in one region of Nitrospira lenta:
- the tenA gene encoding thiaminase II, with the protein MSFSRHLRSLASPIWNSQLTHPFVVALGNGTLPERKFQYYILQDARFLGDLSRVFAAGAVKAPDSESALRFAKLAEDTIVVERSLHESYGTQWKMSAKQMTSVPMAPTNYAYTRHMLSIAHTGSATEITVVALPCAWIYCVVGQHLLKNGPPKKNHPYRNWLMLYASPEFAEVQRWMRKKVDQWAKTAGVEEKRRMEEAFVISSRYEWMFWEMAWNEEQWPV; encoded by the coding sequence ATGTCCTTCTCACGTCATCTTCGATCTCTGGCATCCCCCATCTGGAACAGCCAGCTGACGCATCCCTTCGTCGTCGCCCTGGGCAACGGAACGCTGCCGGAACGGAAATTTCAATACTACATTCTGCAGGACGCCAGATTTCTCGGTGACCTCTCGCGCGTGTTTGCCGCAGGGGCGGTGAAGGCTCCTGATTCGGAGAGCGCGCTCCGCTTTGCCAAACTGGCCGAAGACACCATCGTCGTCGAGCGCAGCCTGCACGAAAGCTACGGCACCCAGTGGAAGATGAGTGCTAAGCAGATGACCTCTGTGCCCATGGCCCCGACCAACTATGCCTATACCCGCCACATGCTCAGCATCGCCCACACCGGATCGGCCACAGAGATTACCGTCGTCGCCCTCCCCTGCGCCTGGATCTACTGCGTCGTCGGCCAACATCTCTTGAAGAATGGCCCACCGAAAAAGAATCACCCCTATCGGAACTGGCTCATGCTCTATGCCTCGCCGGAGTTCGCCGAAGTCCAGCGCTGGATGAGAAAAAAGGTCGATCAGTGGGCCAAGACCGCAGGCGTTGAAGAAAAACGCCGGATGGAAGAAGCCTTCGTCATCAGCTCCCGCTACGAATGGATGTTCTGGGAAATGGCCTGGAACGAAGAACAGTGGCCGGTGTGA